A single Bicyclus anynana chromosome 19, ilBicAnyn1.1, whole genome shotgun sequence DNA region contains:
- the LOC112050846 gene encoding glyoxylate reductase/hydroxypyruvate reductase has product MFYLLFVLFAIVLSSPSDALSTKMTKNLKVLVSSNDYPESGLEVLKEHFTVLQSRYLHFGKEGEDSKEELLNLIPGCSALVWSSHYPISKELLDKAGPQLKVVATVSAGYNHANVPELKARGIKLSNTPNVLSSAVAEIAVALILGAARRFTENLAQVRSGQWEIGFTKTLGQDIRGSTVGIIGLGGIGQATVKRLSGFEVGKFVYTGHREKPEAKALNAEFTSLDNLLAQSDFIVLAVPLTNETHHMINATTLGKMKKNAIVINVGRGDVVDQDALYDALKNNQIYAAGLDVVTPEPLPKDHKLLSLPNVFVLPHIGSATLRTRSDMAVLAAENVVNALTGKPLLTPVLP; this is encoded by the exons atgttttatttactgttcGTGCTATTCGCGATTGTTCTGTCGTCGCCTAGTGACGCGTTGTCCACGAAAATGACGAAAAATCTGAAGGTTTTAGTGTCTTCTAACGACTACCCGGAAAGTGGATTGGAAGTGTTAAAGGAACA TTTCACAGTGTTACAAAGCCGGTACCTACACTTTGGTAAAGAAGGAGAGGACAGCAAGGAAGAACTGCTCAACCTCATACCCGGATGCTCTGCGCTGGTGTGGTCTTCTCACTACCCGATCTCCAAGGAGCTACTTGATAAAGCAG GTCCCCAACTAAAGGTTGTGGCCACGGTATCAGCGGGCTACAACCACGCCAACGTGCCGGAGCTGAAGGCGAGGGGCATAAAATTGTCCAACACGCCCAACGTGCTCAGCTCTGCTGTGGCTGAGATCGCTGTGGCGTTGATACTGGGCGCGGCGAGACGGTTCACCGAGAACTTGGCACAAGTTAGAAG TGGACAATGGGAAATTGGTTTCACCAAGACTCTGGGGCAAGACATCCGAGGCAGTACAGTTGGTATTATTGGACTCGGCGGCATCGGCCAGGCTACGGTGAAGAGACTGTCCGGCTTCGAAGTCGGCAAATTCGTTTATACTGGCCACAGGGAGAAACCTGaag CTAAAGCCCTGAACGCGGAATTCACATCGCTGGACAACTTGCTGGCGCAGAGCGACTTTATAGTGCTGGCGGTGCCGCTCACCAACGAGACCCACCACATGATCAACGCCACCACCCTCGGGAAGATGAAGAAGAACGCCATAGTCATCAACGTCGGTCGAGGAG ACGTGGTAGACCAGGACGCGCTGTACGACGCCCTGAAAAACAATCAGATCTACGCGGCCGGTCTCGACGTGGTCACGCCCGAGCCTCTGCCCAAAGACCACAAACTTTTGTCTTTGCCTAATGTTT TCGTACTGCCGCACATCGGCAGCGCCACGCTACGCACACGCAGCGACATGGCGGTGCTGGCGGCAGAGAACGTCGTCAACGCGCTCACCGGGAAACCGCTCCTCACGCCCGTCCTACCATAG
- the LOC112050855 gene encoding glyoxylate reductase/hydroxypyruvate reductase-like: MALKRVLIVNKTYPEAGIKLLKTKLEPVIIPHLDHESESILEIKKEIATGFDALIWNTKHRLTGEILDLAGPRLKAVSTMASGIDHIDVNEIVKRNLTLGNTLNVLDDAVADITVGLLIGAARRFKEGIRELESGEWKFGVQWSLGQDIARSTVGIVGLGGIGQAIVRRLKGFDVAKFIYSGRTDKPEAKALGAERVSLEQLLKESDFVILCCPLSKDTKHLINSETLKIMKTTAVLVNIGRGGLIDQKALYDALKDGQIFSAGLDVTSPEPLPKDDPLISLPNCFIIPHLGSATVETRNAMACIAANNILLALDGKPMLYPVF, encoded by the exons ATGGCATTGAAACGCGTCCTGATTGTAAACAAGACATACCCTGAAGCGggaataaagttattaaaaaccaA attagaACCTGTCATAATACCACATTTGGATCATGAGTCTGAAAGTATcttggaaataaaaaaagaaatagctACTGGCTTTGATGCTTTAATATGGAACACTAAACATCGGCTTACGGGAGAAATATTGGATTTGGCAg gtCCGAGACTAAAAGCCGTATCAACAATGGCGTCTGGAATAGACCACATTGATGTTAATGAAATAGTAAAACGTAATCTAACTCTGGGGAATACACTCAACGTGTTAGACGATGCAGTAGCTGATATTACTGTGGGACTTCTTATAGGTGCTGCAAGACGTTTTAAAGAAGGAATTAGAGAATTGGAAAG tggAGAATGGAAGTTTGGTGTGCAGTGGAGCCTTGGACAGGATATAGCAAGAAGTACAGTGGGCATTGTTGGACTTGGAGGTATTGGTCAGGCCATTGTCAGAAGATTGAAAGGGTTTGATGTGGCAAAGTTCATTTACAGTGGTCGCACTGATAAACCTGAAG CTAAGGCATTGGGAGCAGAGCGCGTGTCTTTGGAGCAATTGCTAAAAGAAAGTGACTTTGTCATACTATGTTGTCCTTTATCAAAAGATACTAAGCATTTGATTAACTCTGAGactttgaaaattatgaaaactaCTGCTGTACTAGTGAATATCGGCAGAGGAG ggTTAATCGATCAAAAGGCACTTTACGATGCCTTAAAAGATGGTCAAATTTTCTCTGCAGGCCTTGATGTAACTTCACCAGAACCGTTACCTAAAGATGATCCACTCATATCTTTGCCAAACTGCT TTATAATTCCCCATCTAGGCAGCGCCACTGTGGAAACTAGAAATGCCATGGCGTGTATAGCAGCAAACAATATACTTTTAGCTCTTGATGGAAAACCTATGTTATATCCTgtattctaa